Proteins from a single region of Thiomicrorhabdus sp. Kp2:
- a CDS encoding pseudouridine synthase, translating into MIRINKWLSEMGVCSRKKADLWITEHRVKVNGKLANLGQKIFENDFVEVDGNAIKSKPSPIFLLYNKPVGVVCTHDLSVKNNIEHAINYPQRIFAVGRLDKDSEGLMLLTNQGDSVNKIMRAENKHQKVYKVWVDKPLTESFKNLMETGVAILDTVTLPCTVEILEEMCFQITLTQGLNLQIRRMCKALGYRVLRLQRIQIMDFYLADLSVGQLHQLSELQTQQLLVKLDGSVSYVH; encoded by the coding sequence ATGATTAGAATCAATAAATGGTTAAGTGAAATGGGCGTTTGTTCACGTAAAAAGGCCGATTTATGGATTACTGAGCATCGCGTCAAGGTGAATGGAAAGTTGGCCAATCTAGGTCAAAAAATTTTTGAGAATGACTTTGTTGAGGTGGATGGAAATGCAATAAAGTCCAAGCCTAGCCCTATTTTTTTGTTGTACAACAAACCTGTTGGAGTGGTCTGTACGCATGACTTATCGGTAAAAAACAATATCGAACACGCCATTAACTATCCGCAGCGTATTTTTGCCGTAGGGCGTTTAGATAAAGACTCAGAAGGTTTAATGCTGTTAACGAACCAAGGTGACAGCGTCAATAAAATTATGCGTGCCGAAAATAAACATCAAAAGGTTTATAAGGTTTGGGTGGATAAGCCCTTAACGGAATCGTTTAAAAATTTGATGGAGACAGGCGTGGCGATTTTAGATACCGTTACCTTGCCGTGTACAGTCGAAATATTGGAGGAAATGTGTTTCCAAATCACCTTAACACAAGGTCTGAATTTACAAATTAGGCGTATGTGCAAGGCATTGGGATATAGGGTATTAAGGTTGCAACGAATTCAAATTATGGATTTTTATTTGGCGGATTTATCGGTAGGGCAATTGCATCAATTGAGTGAGCTACAAACTCAACAGTTGCTCGTTAAACTGGATGGTTCAGTGAGTTATGTGCACTAG